One window of the Rufibacter radiotolerans genome contains the following:
- a CDS encoding class I fructose-bisphosphate aldolase — translation MLHYTIDELLGKEAEDLLEYTATAIPKEQLHLPGPDFIDRIFQQSNRPVPVLRSLATLFNHGRLAGTGYLSILPIDQGIEHTAGASFAPNPMYFDPENVIRLAMEGGCNAVATTFGNLGMVARKYAHKIPFIVKINHNELLTYPTKYSQIMFGSVEEAWNLGAVAVGATIYFGSEDSNRQIVEVAEAFERAHQLGMATILWCYTRNNAFKTAEKDYHVAADITGQANHLGVTLQADIIKQKLPENNGGFKALNFSKWSPAMYDKLTTDHPIDLCRYQVLNCYMGRAGLINSGGESQGASDLQQSVRTAVINKRAGGTGLILGRRAFQRPFEEGVDLLNLVQDVYIDETITVA, via the coding sequence ATGCTACACTATACCATTGATGAGTTATTAGGCAAAGAGGCCGAGGATTTGCTGGAGTACACCGCCACGGCTATTCCCAAAGAGCAGCTCCACTTGCCCGGGCCCGATTTTATTGACCGGATCTTTCAGCAATCTAACCGGCCAGTACCGGTACTCCGAAGTCTGGCCACGCTTTTCAACCATGGCCGCCTGGCCGGAACCGGGTATCTGTCCATTCTTCCCATTGACCAGGGCATAGAGCATACGGCCGGGGCCTCCTTCGCGCCCAACCCTATGTATTTTGACCCGGAGAATGTGATCAGACTGGCCATGGAAGGGGGCTGCAACGCGGTGGCCACCACCTTCGGGAATCTAGGCATGGTGGCCCGCAAGTACGCGCATAAAATCCCGTTCATTGTCAAGATCAACCACAACGAGTTACTCACCTATCCCACCAAATACAGCCAGATCATGTTCGGGTCGGTGGAGGAGGCCTGGAACCTGGGCGCCGTGGCGGTAGGGGCTACTATTTATTTTGGGTCTGAAGACTCTAACCGGCAGATTGTAGAGGTAGCCGAAGCCTTTGAGCGGGCGCACCAATTGGGTATGGCCACTATCTTGTGGTGCTACACCCGCAACAATGCCTTTAAAACCGCAGAAAAAGACTACCACGTAGCCGCCGACATAACCGGTCAGGCCAACCACCTGGGCGTAACCCTGCAGGCAGATATCATCAAGCAGAAGCTACCCGAGAACAACGGCGGCTTTAAGGCGCTTAATTTCTCCAAGTGGAGCCCCGCCATGTATGATAAACTTACTACAGACCACCCCATTGACCTCTGCCGCTACCAAGTCCTGAACTGCTACATGGGCCGCGCCGGCCTCATCAACTCCGGCGGTGAATCGCAGGGCGCCTCTGACCTGCAGCAATCCGTTAGGACGGCGGTGATCAACAAACGGGCTGGCGGCACTGGTTTAATCTTAGGGCGCAGGGCGTTCCAACGGCCGTTTGAAGAGGGCGTGGATTTGCTTAACCTGGTGCAGGATGTGTATATAGACGAGACGATTACCGTGGCGTGA